One region of Streptomyces sp. CG4 genomic DNA includes:
- the proS gene encoding proline--tRNA ligase — translation MAKAPVLTPRADDFPRWYQDLIAKAELADNGPVRGTMVIRPYGYGLWERMQRELDARIKDAGAQNAYFPLFIPQSYLTKEAEHVEGFAPELAVVTHGGGKELEEPVVVRPTSETIVNAYFSKWVQSYRDLPLLINQWANVVRWELRPRVFLRTTEFLWQEGHTAHASYEDARDYAARIHREVYADFMENVLAMDVVPGRKTVRERFAGAINTLTLEGMMGDGKALQLGTSHELGQNFAKAFHTRYLSQDGRQEYVWQTSWGSTTRMVGALVMMHGDDDGLRVPPRLAPVQAVVVAVKGDPEVLAEVRAIGARLTAAGVRVQVDDRTDVPFGRRAVDWELKGVPVRIEVGPRDLKNRTAVLVRRVPGTKEPVATEALAALLPGVLQDDQALLLAQSRRRREDRTVETTTIEEAAEAASTGWARIPWATLGPEGEAGLAEQGVSVRCLVTPDGTVPESDDQPGNVAILARAY, via the coding sequence ATGGCAAAGGCACCTGTGCTCACACCCCGGGCGGACGACTTCCCGCGCTGGTACCAGGATCTGATCGCCAAGGCGGAGCTGGCCGACAACGGCCCGGTGCGCGGCACCATGGTCATCCGACCGTACGGGTACGGCCTGTGGGAGCGGATGCAGCGGGAGTTGGACGCCCGGATCAAGGACGCGGGCGCGCAGAACGCCTACTTCCCGCTCTTCATCCCGCAGTCGTATCTGACGAAGGAGGCCGAGCACGTCGAGGGCTTCGCTCCCGAGCTGGCCGTCGTCACCCACGGCGGCGGCAAGGAGCTGGAGGAGCCCGTCGTGGTCCGCCCCACCTCTGAGACGATCGTCAACGCATACTTCTCGAAGTGGGTGCAGAGCTACCGCGACCTGCCGCTGCTGATCAACCAGTGGGCGAACGTGGTGCGCTGGGAGCTGCGCCCGCGTGTCTTCCTGCGGACAACGGAGTTCCTGTGGCAGGAGGGGCACACCGCCCATGCCAGCTACGAGGACGCCCGCGACTACGCGGCGCGTATCCACCGCGAGGTGTACGCCGACTTCATGGAGAACGTCCTCGCCATGGACGTCGTACCGGGACGCAAGACGGTACGGGAGCGGTTCGCCGGTGCGATCAACACGCTCACCCTGGAGGGCATGATGGGCGACGGCAAGGCCCTCCAACTGGGCACCAGCCATGAGCTGGGCCAGAACTTCGCCAAGGCCTTCCATACGCGGTACCTGTCGCAGGACGGCCGGCAGGAGTACGTCTGGCAGACCTCCTGGGGCTCGACCACCCGTATGGTCGGCGCGCTGGTGATGATGCACGGGGACGACGACGGGCTGCGCGTGCCGCCCCGGCTGGCCCCGGTGCAGGCGGTGGTCGTCGCCGTCAAGGGAGACCCGGAGGTGCTGGCCGAGGTCCGTGCGATCGGCGCGCGGCTGACGGCGGCGGGGGTGCGCGTCCAGGTCGACGACCGCACGGACGTGCCGTTCGGCCGGCGCGCGGTCGACTGGGAGCTGAAGGGTGTGCCGGTACGCATCGAGGTGGGACCGCGCGACCTGAAGAACCGCACCGCCGTGCTGGTCCGCCGTGTCCCGGGCACGAAGGAGCCGGTCGCCACCGAGGCGCTGGCCGCGCTGCTGCCCGGGGTGCTGCAGGACGACCAGGCGCTGCTGCTCGCACAGTCCCGTCGGCGCCGCGAGGACCGCACGGTCGAGACGACCACCATTGAGGAGGCCGCGGAGGCCGCGAGCACCGGCTGGGCCCGCATCCCCTGGGCGACACTCGGCCCCGAGGGCGAGGCCGGCCTCGCCGAGCAGGGCGTCTCGGTACGCTGCCTGGTCACCCCGGACGGCACGGTCCCGGAAAGCGACGACCAGCCGGGCAACGTGGCCATCCTGGCGCGAGCGTACTGA
- a CDS encoding helix-turn-helix domain-containing protein: protein MTRSRAQDPDVCGVTAAIAVIDGKWKTSLLWLLESGPHRPAELRRRLPGLSEKVLTQALREMEEDGLVHRKVYDVLPPKTEYTLTRFGQDLSEALGPVSDWGHRRLQRLRAPGTTP from the coding sequence ATGACACGCAGCCGCGCCCAGGATCCGGACGTCTGCGGAGTGACCGCCGCGATCGCCGTGATCGACGGCAAGTGGAAGACGTCCCTGCTGTGGCTGCTGGAGTCCGGCCCGCACCGGCCCGCCGAACTACGGCGCCGGCTACCGGGGTTGAGCGAGAAGGTACTGACTCAGGCGCTGCGCGAGATGGAGGAGGACGGCCTGGTGCACCGGAAGGTGTACGACGTGCTGCCGCCGAAGACGGAGTACACGCTGACCCGCTTCGGCCAAGACCTGTCCGAGGCCCTGGGCCCTGTGTCCGACTGGGGACACCGCCGCCTGCAACGGCTCCGCGCACCCGGTACGACGCCCTGA
- a CDS encoding NAD(P)-dependent oxidoreductase — MSTSTNLPAVTVLGLGPMGRSLAGAFLKAGLRTTVWNRTPGKDRELIEQGAAGAGSAEEAVAAGDLIVVCVVNHDAVDALLRPEPVTRALKGRTVVSLTADTPHRARSTADWAADHGIRYLDGAIMTPAPSIGTPEAVFLHSGPRALYEEYRTVLEALGGSHTHLGEEIGRAATFDVALLDLFWTAMAGYAHAVAIARAEGVTAGELAPFAQGIGAILPPLFAEFAQDADDGTYSGEINPLTSAASTMAHVIDVSEAHGIDAGVMRAVEGLARRTIGLGHGRDGFIRVAEVLGRH; from the coding sequence ATGTCCACGTCCACGAATCTTCCTGCCGTCACCGTGCTCGGGCTCGGCCCGATGGGCCGCTCGCTGGCCGGCGCGTTCCTGAAGGCGGGGCTGCGGACCACGGTCTGGAACCGCACCCCGGGCAAGGACCGGGAGCTGATCGAGCAGGGCGCGGCCGGCGCCGGATCGGCCGAGGAGGCCGTCGCGGCCGGTGACCTGATCGTGGTCTGTGTGGTGAACCACGACGCCGTCGACGCCCTCCTGCGCCCCGAGCCCGTCACCCGCGCCCTCAAGGGCCGTACCGTCGTGAGCCTCACCGCCGACACCCCGCACCGAGCCCGCAGCACCGCGGACTGGGCGGCCGACCACGGCATCCGCTACCTGGACGGCGCGATCATGACCCCCGCCCCCAGCATCGGAACACCCGAGGCCGTCTTCCTGCACAGCGGACCGCGCGCCCTGTACGAGGAGTACCGGACCGTGCTGGAGGCATTGGGCGGCAGTCACACGCACCTCGGCGAGGAGATCGGACGCGCCGCCACCTTCGACGTCGCGCTGCTCGACCTCTTCTGGACGGCGATGGCGGGCTATGCGCACGCCGTCGCGATCGCCCGGGCCGAGGGAGTCACCGCCGGGGAACTCGCACCTTTCGCGCAGGGCATCGGCGCGATCCTGCCCCCGCTGTTCGCGGAGTTCGCACAGGACGCCGACGACGGCACCTACTCCGGGGAGATCAACCCCCTCACCTCGGCCGCCTCGACCATGGCCCACGTCATCGATGTCTCCGAGGCCCACGGCATCGACGCGGGCGTGATGCGCGCGGTGGAAGGCCTGGCTCGCCGCACCATTGGCCTCGGCCACGGCAGGGACGGTTTCATCCGGGTCGCTGAGGTACTGGGCCGGCACTGA
- a CDS encoding pentapeptide repeat-containing protein, with protein MRARSQCGGRTCSGSALRRARLRRARLRRARLRRARLRRARPRRARRCEPPRRKPPPHKAPSRNATGLRGRRTCDLCRGRHSATLRSAGRDHGRRCL; from the coding sequence TTGCGGGCGCGGAGTCAATGCGGCGGACGGACCTGCTCAGGCTCCGCGCTCCGCAGGGCACGGCTCCGCAGGGCACGGCTCCGCAGGGCACGGCTCCGCAGGGCACGGCTCCGCAGGGCACGGCCTCGCAGGGCACGGCGCTGCGAGCCACCGCGCCGCAAACCACCGCCCCACAAGGCACCGTCCCGCAACGCAACCGGCCTCCGAGGTCGGCGGACCTGCGACTTGTGTCGGGGGCGGCACAGTGCGACGCTTCGGTCCGCCGGCCGCGACCACGGTCGGCGGTGCCTGTGA
- a CDS encoding LysR family transcriptional regulator: MELELRHLRVLCAIADAGSVGRAAAQLGYSQPAVSTQLRRIERHLGEPLFERGTSGVRPTRYGAEVVAQARDVLTRADAIGHRPAAARARRTLRVAATNSPMLSGTVSRVRTRLPELSVAVTSVYASSRIVELLEEGAVDAAIAADYPGMELRHSDAVRHRGIVTEPTFVALPSRHRLRQCAQVHLADLAEDAWFVTPDDGAGWPGVFYDACAAAGFTPVTVHEFLGDQNQLQSMIADGLGVSLVQPTLRPIPHVVVKPLVGSPLWCRYVLVWRPDAVTGEVVEALSQSANSAYRDLVAQAPHLRAWASRTWSVTGA; the protein is encoded by the coding sequence ATGGAGCTGGAGCTGCGGCACCTGCGGGTGCTGTGCGCGATCGCCGACGCCGGCAGCGTGGGCCGCGCCGCGGCACAGCTCGGCTACTCGCAGCCCGCCGTGAGCACCCAACTACGGCGCATCGAGCGCCACTTGGGCGAGCCCCTCTTCGAACGCGGCACGAGCGGAGTACGGCCCACCCGCTACGGCGCCGAGGTCGTCGCCCAGGCCCGCGACGTGCTGACCCGCGCCGACGCCATCGGCCACCGCCCGGCCGCCGCACGAGCCCGCCGTACCCTGCGCGTCGCGGCGACCAACTCGCCCATGCTGTCCGGCACCGTCTCCCGGGTCCGCACCCGGCTGCCGGAACTGTCCGTCGCGGTCACCAGCGTCTACGCCTCCTCGCGGATCGTGGAGCTGCTGGAGGAGGGCGCGGTGGACGCGGCCATCGCCGCCGACTATCCGGGTATGGAGCTGCGCCACTCGGACGCGGTGCGGCACCGCGGGATCGTGACGGAACCGACGTTCGTCGCCCTGCCCTCCCGGCACCGGCTACGGCAGTGCGCCCAGGTGCACCTCGCCGACCTGGCCGAGGACGCCTGGTTCGTGACCCCGGACGACGGGGCCGGCTGGCCCGGCGTGTTCTACGACGCCTGTGCGGCGGCCGGGTTCACCCCGGTCACCGTCCATGAGTTCCTGGGCGACCAGAACCAGCTGCAGAGCATGATCGCCGACGGTCTGGGGGTGTCCCTCGTCCAGCCGACGCTGCGGCCGATTCCGCATGTCGTGGTCAAGCCGCTGGTCGGTTCCCCGCTGTGGTGCCGTTATGTGCTGGTCTGGCGGCCTGATGCCGTCACCGGGGAAGTCGTGGAGGCTCTGTCCCAGTCCGCCAACTCCGCCTACCGCGATCTCGTCGCCCAGGCCCCTCACCTGCGGGCCTGGGCCTCACGCACCTGGAGCGTCACCGGGGCGTAG